Proteins from a genomic interval of Xanthomonas sp. AM6:
- a CDS encoding dihydrodipicolinate synthase family protein — MSNIDLKGLVPAPVTPFTRDGAVDYPAIKRIGKWLGGIDGVKGLTVLGHAGEGTFLERDEQAKVIEAFRDAVDARIPIIAGITLEGTKVAADEAKRAVAAGASAGLIYPSHGWLRFGYQKGAPQDRYKAIHEASGLPMILFQYPDVTKATYNLETLLEIAALPGVIAMKNGVRNMKRWDTEIPVFRKERPNVPVLTCHDEYLLHTMFDVDGALVGYGCIAPEPLIEMIAAGKAKDYAKARALHDRLLPVTKSVYHRGSHMEGSVALKWALAARGLLDHATVRSPLLPLAEGADKEIAEAMAAAGLGKVG; from the coding sequence ATGAGCAACATCGACCTGAAAGGTCTGGTCCCCGCGCCGGTCACCCCGTTCACCCGCGACGGCGCCGTCGACTATCCCGCCATCAAGCGCATCGGCAAATGGCTGGGCGGCATCGATGGGGTCAAGGGCCTGACCGTGCTCGGCCACGCCGGCGAAGGCACCTTCCTGGAGCGCGACGAGCAGGCCAAGGTGATCGAGGCGTTCCGCGATGCGGTCGACGCCCGCATCCCGATCATCGCCGGCATCACCCTGGAAGGCACCAAGGTGGCGGCCGACGAAGCCAAGCGCGCGGTCGCCGCCGGCGCCTCGGCCGGCCTGATCTATCCCTCGCACGGCTGGCTGCGCTTCGGCTACCAGAAGGGCGCGCCGCAGGACCGCTACAAGGCCATCCACGAGGCCAGCGGCCTGCCGATGATCCTGTTCCAGTACCCGGACGTGACCAAGGCCACCTACAACCTGGAGACGCTGCTGGAGATCGCCGCGCTGCCGGGCGTGATCGCGATGAAGAACGGCGTGCGCAACATGAAGCGCTGGGACACCGAGATCCCGGTGTTCCGCAAGGAGCGCCCGAACGTGCCGGTGCTGACCTGCCACGACGAATACCTGCTGCACACCATGTTCGACGTGGACGGCGCGCTGGTGGGCTACGGCTGCATCGCCCCGGAACCGCTGATCGAGATGATCGCCGCCGGCAAGGCCAAGGACTACGCCAAGGCGCGCGCGCTGCACGACCGCCTGCTGCCGGTGACCAAGAGCGTGTATCACCGCGGTTCGCACATGGAAGGCTCGGTCGCGCTGAAGTGGGCGCTGGCCGCGCGCGGCCTGCTCGACCACGCCACGGTGCGCTCGCCGTTGCTGCCGCTGGCCGAGGGCGCCGACAAGGAGATCGCCGAGGCGATGGCCGCCGCCGGCCTCGGCAAGGTGGGCTGA
- a CDS encoding carbohydrate porin, translated as MSRSRAFVSFLALAIAATLPAVATAADTDTWLDEHGIAPRFVWSNDYARNAAGGLSRGDRNAGGVVAGADLDLERLFGIPGATLHATGAWYYGDSLSQRQIGNSVKVQGYWYPQQQAQLAQLTWEQAFADGRWQLVAGRMNTTWQFARSRYGCRFVGASDCPFQLSQADGGFVGFPYVNWGAKLRYKPDARYVSVGAFELNPQRKNTNGFDWSTADSNGVLGTLEVGYEPDPARGQGAPRYLAGVWYNSADYADLRYNRSGGLRGLAGGPARMYDGGRWGVYLMGERALYRPQGLAGKRMLVAFGNLAAPLDARQVYDLQLTAGLYYAGPFAARPNDGFGAIANYYRFSADQQGFMNDLLRRRGAAPDISRNETILELNYSYRVAQLPLSLVPNVQYIVNPDILGNPTARRAPDNALVIGLRVMVNIGGLGTPK; from the coding sequence ATGTCCCGATCCCGTGCTTTCGTGTCCTTCCTCGCGCTGGCGATCGCGGCCACGCTGCCCGCTGTCGCCACCGCCGCCGATACCGACACCTGGCTGGACGAACACGGCATCGCGCCGCGTTTCGTCTGGTCCAACGACTACGCGCGCAACGCCGCCGGCGGCCTGTCGCGCGGCGATCGCAACGCCGGCGGCGTGGTCGCCGGGGCCGACCTGGACCTGGAACGCCTGTTCGGCATTCCCGGCGCCACCCTGCACGCCACCGGCGCCTGGTACTACGGCGACAGCCTGTCGCAGCGCCAGATCGGCAACAGCGTCAAGGTGCAGGGCTACTGGTACCCGCAGCAACAGGCGCAGCTGGCGCAGCTGACCTGGGAGCAGGCGTTCGCCGATGGCCGTTGGCAACTGGTCGCCGGGCGCATGAACACCACCTGGCAGTTCGCGCGCAGCCGCTACGGCTGCCGCTTCGTCGGCGCGTCCGATTGCCCGTTCCAGCTGAGCCAGGCCGATGGCGGCTTCGTCGGCTTTCCCTACGTCAACTGGGGCGCGAAGCTGCGCTACAAGCCCGATGCGCGCTACGTCTCGGTCGGCGCGTTCGAACTCAATCCGCAACGCAAGAACACCAACGGTTTCGATTGGAGCACCGCCGACAGCAACGGCGTGCTGGGCACGCTGGAGGTCGGCTACGAACCCGATCCGGCGCGCGGCCAGGGCGCGCCGCGCTACCTAGCCGGCGTCTGGTACAACTCGGCCGACTACGCCGACCTGCGCTACAACCGGTCCGGCGGATTGCGCGGCCTGGCCGGCGGGCCGGCCCGCATGTACGACGGCGGGCGCTGGGGCGTCTACCTGATGGGCGAGCGCGCGCTCTACCGGCCGCAGGGGCTGGCCGGCAAGCGCATGCTGGTCGCGTTCGGCAATCTCGCCGCGCCGCTGGATGCGCGCCAGGTGTACGACCTGCAGCTCACTGCCGGCCTGTACTACGCCGGCCCGTTCGCAGCGCGGCCGAACGACGGCTTCGGCGCCATCGCCAACTACTACCGTTTCAGCGCCGACCAGCAGGGCTTCATGAACGACCTGCTGCGCAGGCGCGGCGCCGCGCCGGACATCTCGCGCAACGAGACGATCCTCGAACTCAACTACAGCTACCGCGTCGCGCAGCTGCCGCTGTCGCTGGTGCCGAACGTGCAATACATCGTCAATCCCGACATCCTGGGCAATCCGACCGCGCGCCGCGCGCCGGACAACGCGCTGGTGATCGGCCTGCGGGTGATGGTCAACATCGGCGGGCTGGGCACGCCGAAGTGA
- a CDS encoding alpha/beta hydrolase, giving the protein MSLHASQDPTIAFPGFARLQADAGGVAFDGVIGGSGPPLLLLHGFPQTHLTWRLVAPRLAQAYTVIAPDLPGYGGSRTHRDQPRWSKRRVGDALAALMAQLGHPRFAVAGHDRGARAGYRLALDHPHRVTHYASLTVVPTADAWEAMDMRHGLANYHWFLLAQPFDLPERLLSADPDAFIEAALTRMAGGLERIDAAALAAYKAAFRDPAVRHAICEDYRAAVHEDLEHDAADRAAGTTLHCPVLVLWPHAQAGAPSPLELWRRWAGDVSGKAISGGHLQPEQSSEEVVAELLAFLSRR; this is encoded by the coding sequence ATGTCGCTCCACGCATCGCAGGATCCCACCATCGCGTTTCCTGGTTTCGCCCGCCTGCAGGCCGATGCCGGCGGGGTCGCGTTCGACGGCGTGATCGGCGGGTCCGGTCCGCCGCTGCTGCTGTTGCACGGCTTTCCGCAGACGCACCTGACCTGGCGCCTGGTCGCGCCGCGGCTGGCGCAGGCGTACACGGTGATCGCGCCGGACCTGCCCGGCTACGGCGGCAGCCGCACCCATCGCGACCAGCCGCGCTGGAGCAAGCGCCGCGTCGGCGACGCGCTGGCCGCGCTGATGGCGCAGCTGGGGCATCCGCGCTTCGCCGTCGCCGGCCACGACCGCGGCGCGCGCGCCGGCTATCGCCTGGCGCTCGACCATCCGCACCGCGTCACGCACTACGCCTCGCTGACCGTGGTCCCCACCGCGGACGCCTGGGAGGCGATGGACATGCGCCACGGCCTGGCCAACTACCACTGGTTCCTGCTCGCGCAACCGTTCGACCTGCCGGAGCGGCTGCTGTCCGCCGATCCCGATGCCTTCATCGAGGCCGCGCTGACGCGGATGGCCGGCGGGCTGGAGCGCATCGACGCCGCCGCGCTCGCCGCGTACAAGGCGGCGTTTCGCGATCCCGCGGTCCGCCACGCGATCTGCGAGGACTACCGCGCCGCCGTGCACGAAGACCTGGAACACGACGCCGCGGACCGGGCCGCCGGCACCACCCTGCACTGCCCGGTGCTGGTGCTGTGGCCGCACGCGCAGGCCGGCGCGCCATCGCCGCTCGAGCTGTGGCGGCGCTGGGCCGGCGACGTCAGCGGCAAGGCGATTTCCGGCGGGCACCTGCAGCCGGAGCAATCGTCGGAAGAGGTAGTGGCGGAACTGCTGGCGTTCCTGTCGCGGCGATAG
- a CDS encoding cytochrome P450, producing the protein MTEAIPQPRSLPLLGNFHHLDGDAPVQSLMRLAKVHGPIFRLNSGPLSLTVLSGQQLVDEVCDETRFAKKLHRPLEALRDLGGDGLFTAYNDEPNWAKAHRLLMPAFGPIGVRSMFERMEDIAEQMLQRWERFGPDAAIDVADNMTRLTLDTIALCAFDYRFNSFYQNEMHPFVAAMVGALAEAGARARRPEIANRLLAPGRRRYEADLALIRSVADTLIAERKADPGAAARDDLLNLMLYGRDQATGEALSDENIRYQMVTFLIAGHETTSGLLSFALYLLLRNPAAMARARQAVDAALGTQPPRVEDLAKLRYIEQVLQETLRLWPTAPAFAVAARQATTLAGRYAIAPQDTLLVLIPSLHRDPAVWEDPEAFRPERFAPEAAERLPPNAWKPFGNGARACIGRGFAMQEAQLVLSLILQRFDLDEVDPTYQLEVAETLTLKPDGFRIRARRRGDVAPRRRSAVPSAPQKPLAPAAPPAAAGTSPGTPLLVLYGGNSGSCEAFAQRIGGDAAAQGYAPVVAPLDDCAGRLPRDGAVVVVTSSYEGQPPDNARRFVDWIETLPADALAGVRYTVFGSGNRQWARTYQAIPKRVDAAFAAAGATRFKPRGETDAGGDFFGGFDAWYAELWPALGQALGKTATAQATHELEVDIVPSARLGALRLTELDQGRIVENRELVDMSAPFARSKRHIEIALPEGMRYRTGDYLAVLPRNPAAQVERVLRRFGLASDTQVVIGKRPGAASGLPSGYPVALAEVLSDYVELAQPATRAQVAQLAAATRCPPDRDALQALAAEPAYTQEVLARKTSLLDLLERFPACELSLGAFLGALPALRARQYSISSSPLRDPAQCSLTVAVLDAPALSGSGRRRGVASTYLAGLGEGAPLSVAVRPSQASFHPPEDPATPIILVCAGSGIAPFHGFLQERAIQKAGGRNIGQALLFFGIDHPDVDYLYREELQRWQEMGVVEVRPAFSQAPQDGVAYVQHRVWEDRARVADLFQRGATVFVCGDGEHMAPAVRETFVRIYRESMGVGAEEANAWAERIEREHGRYVADIFS; encoded by the coding sequence ATGACCGAAGCGATCCCCCAACCGCGTTCGCTGCCGCTGCTCGGCAACTTCCACCATCTCGACGGCGACGCGCCGGTGCAGAGCCTGATGCGGCTGGCCAAGGTGCACGGCCCGATCTTTCGCCTCAACAGCGGCCCGCTGTCGCTGACCGTACTCAGCGGTCAACAACTGGTGGACGAGGTCTGCGACGAAACCCGCTTCGCCAAGAAGCTGCACCGCCCGCTCGAAGCGCTGCGCGATCTCGGCGGCGACGGCCTGTTCACCGCCTACAACGACGAACCCAACTGGGCCAAGGCGCACCGGCTGCTGATGCCGGCGTTCGGCCCGATCGGCGTGCGCTCGATGTTCGAGCGCATGGAGGACATCGCCGAACAGATGCTGCAGCGCTGGGAACGGTTCGGCCCGGACGCGGCGATCGACGTGGCCGACAACATGACCCGGCTGACCCTGGACACGATCGCGCTGTGCGCCTTCGACTACCGCTTCAACAGCTTCTACCAGAACGAGATGCACCCCTTCGTCGCGGCGATGGTCGGCGCCCTGGCCGAGGCCGGCGCACGCGCGCGCCGGCCGGAGATCGCCAACCGCCTGCTGGCGCCGGGCCGGCGCCGCTACGAGGCCGACCTGGCGCTGATCCGCAGCGTCGCCGACACCCTGATCGCCGAGCGCAAGGCGGACCCGGGCGCGGCCGCGCGCGACGACCTGCTCAACCTGATGCTGTACGGACGCGACCAGGCCACCGGCGAGGCGCTGTCGGACGAGAACATCCGGTACCAGATGGTGACCTTCCTGATCGCCGGCCACGAGACCACCAGCGGGCTGCTGTCGTTCGCGCTGTACCTGCTGCTGCGCAATCCGGCGGCGATGGCGCGCGCGCGCCAGGCGGTGGACGCCGCGCTGGGCACGCAGCCGCCGCGGGTCGAGGACCTGGCCAAACTGCGCTACATCGAACAGGTCCTGCAGGAAACCCTGCGGCTGTGGCCCACCGCGCCGGCATTCGCGGTGGCGGCGCGCCAGGCCACGACGCTGGCCGGCCGCTATGCGATCGCGCCGCAGGACACCCTGCTGGTGCTGATTCCCAGCCTGCACCGCGACCCGGCGGTGTGGGAAGACCCGGAAGCGTTCCGGCCGGAGCGCTTCGCGCCCGAGGCGGCCGAGCGGCTGCCGCCCAACGCCTGGAAACCGTTCGGCAACGGCGCGCGCGCCTGCATCGGGCGCGGCTTCGCGATGCAGGAGGCGCAGCTGGTGCTGAGCCTGATCCTGCAGCGGTTCGATCTGGACGAGGTCGATCCGACCTATCAGCTCGAGGTGGCGGAAACGCTGACGCTCAAGCCCGACGGCTTCCGCATCCGCGCGCGGCGGCGCGGCGACGTCGCCCCGCGCCGGCGCAGCGCGGTGCCGTCCGCGCCACAGAAACCGCTGGCGCCGGCGGCGCCGCCGGCCGCCGCTGGCACGTCGCCGGGCACGCCGCTGCTGGTGCTGTACGGCGGCAATTCCGGCTCGTGCGAAGCGTTCGCGCAGCGCATCGGCGGCGACGCGGCGGCGCAGGGCTATGCGCCGGTGGTGGCGCCGCTGGACGACTGCGCCGGCCGCCTGCCGCGCGACGGCGCGGTGGTGGTGGTCACCTCCTCCTACGAAGGCCAGCCGCCGGACAACGCGCGCCGCTTCGTCGACTGGATCGAAACCCTGCCCGCCGACGCGCTGGCCGGCGTGCGCTACACCGTGTTCGGTTCCGGCAATCGGCAGTGGGCGCGCACCTACCAGGCGATCCCGAAGCGGGTCGATGCCGCGTTCGCGGCGGCCGGCGCCACGCGCTTCAAACCGCGCGGCGAAACCGACGCCGGCGGCGATTTCTTCGGCGGCTTCGACGCCTGGTACGCCGAGCTGTGGCCCGCGCTCGGCCAGGCGCTGGGCAAGACGGCCACGGCGCAGGCCACACATGAGCTGGAAGTGGACATCGTGCCGTCCGCGCGGCTCGGCGCGCTGCGGCTGACCGAACTCGACCAGGGCCGCATCGTCGAGAACCGCGAGCTGGTCGACATGTCCGCGCCGTTCGCACGCTCCAAGCGCCACATCGAGATCGCCCTGCCCGAGGGCATGCGCTACCGCACCGGCGACTACCTGGCGGTGCTGCCGCGCAACCCCGCCGCGCAGGTCGAGCGCGTGCTGCGGCGCTTCGGCCTGGCCAGCGATACCCAGGTGGTGATCGGCAAGCGCCCCGGCGCCGCGTCCGGCCTGCCCAGCGGCTATCCGGTGGCCCTGGCCGAGGTGCTGAGCGACTACGTGGAGCTGGCGCAACCGGCGACCCGCGCGCAGGTCGCGCAACTGGCCGCGGCCACCCGCTGCCCGCCCGATCGCGACGCGCTGCAGGCGCTGGCTGCCGAACCGGCCTACACGCAGGAGGTGCTCGCCAGGAAGACCAGCCTGCTCGACCTGCTGGAGCGCTTCCCGGCCTGCGAGCTGTCGCTGGGCGCATTCCTCGGCGCGCTGCCCGCGCTGCGCGCGCGTCAATACTCCATTTCCTCCTCGCCGCTGCGCGACCCGGCGCAGTGTTCGCTGACCGTGGCCGTGCTCGATGCGCCGGCGCTGTCGGGCAGCGGCCGCCGTCGCGGCGTCGCCTCCACCTACCTGGCCGGGCTGGGCGAAGGCGCGCCGCTGTCGGTGGCGGTGCGGCCGTCGCAGGCGAGCTTCCATCCGCCGGAGGATCCGGCCACGCCGATCATCTTGGTCTGCGCCGGCAGCGGCATCGCGCCGTTCCACGGCTTCCTGCAGGAACGCGCGATCCAGAAGGCGGGCGGGCGCAACATCGGCCAGGCGCTGCTGTTCTTCGGCATCGACCATCCCGACGTGGACTATCTGTACAGGGAGGAATTGCAGCGCTGGCAGGAGATGGGCGTGGTCGAGGTGCGCCCCGCCTTCTCGCAGGCGCCGCAGGACGGCGTCGCCTACGTCCAGCACCGCGTGTGGGAGGACCGCGCGCGGGTCGCGGACCTGTTCCAGCGAGGCGCCACCGTGTTCGTCTGCGGCGACGGCGAGCACATGGCGCCGGCGGTGCGCGAGACCTTCGTGCGGATCTACCGCGAGAGCATGGGCGTCGGCGCCGAGGAAGCCAACGCCTGGGCCGAGCGCATCGAACGCGAGCACGGCCGCTACGTGGCCGACATCTTCTCCTGA
- a CDS encoding alpha/beta hydrolase — MAPLAAQAHTKRYTVTAADGVTLAVQEAGNPDGPSIVFVHGLLGSHLNWDAQVNSPQLQRYRMITYDLRGHGLSAKPTEAAAYVDGTRWADDLHAVIAASQARAPVLVGWSLGGAVISNYLAKYGDGGIAGAVYVDGVIELKPEQIVAHPQVYRDLNSPDLKTHLDTVRAFLALCFHTPPDQATFQRLLANAAMASWDMQRAVQSMTVQAREGLGKAQVPVLLLYGERDALVQAGPAIARAKALNPRVSSTLYAQSGHAPFLEEPERFDRDLAAFVDAAIAH, encoded by the coding sequence CTGGCGCCCCTGGCCGCACAGGCCCACACCAAGCGCTACACGGTCACCGCGGCCGACGGCGTCACCCTGGCCGTGCAGGAAGCCGGGAACCCCGACGGCCCCAGCATCGTGTTCGTGCATGGGCTGCTCGGCAGCCACCTCAACTGGGACGCGCAGGTCAACAGCCCGCAGCTGCAGCGCTACCGCATGATCACCTACGACCTGCGCGGCCACGGCCTCTCCGCCAAGCCGACCGAGGCAGCGGCCTATGTCGACGGCACGCGCTGGGCGGACGACCTGCATGCGGTCATCGCCGCCAGCCAGGCGCGCGCGCCGGTGCTGGTGGGCTGGTCGCTGGGCGGCGCGGTGATCTCCAACTATCTGGCCAAGTACGGCGACGGCGGCATCGCCGGCGCGGTCTACGTCGACGGCGTGATCGAGCTGAAGCCGGAGCAGATCGTGGCGCATCCGCAGGTCTACCGCGACCTGAATTCGCCCGACCTGAAGACGCACCTGGACACCGTGCGCGCCTTCCTCGCCCTGTGCTTCCACACCCCGCCGGACCAGGCCACCTTCCAGCGCCTGCTCGCCAACGCCGCGATGGCCTCGTGGGACATGCAGCGCGCGGTCCAGTCGATGACCGTGCAGGCCCGGGAAGGCCTGGGCAAGGCGCAGGTGCCGGTGCTGCTGCTGTACGGCGAGCGCGATGCGCTGGTGCAGGCCGGGCCGGCGATCGCCCGCGCCAAGGCGCTGAACCCGCGCGTTAGCAGCACGCTCTACGCGCAGTCCGGGCATGCGCCTTTCCTCGAGGAGCCGGAGCGGTTCGACCGCGACCTGGCCGCCTTCGTCGATGCCGCCATCGCGCACTGA
- a CDS encoding TetR/AcrR family transcriptional regulator, producing MPATRSPRPRGRPTKDQADGRQALLSAATGIFARYGFDRADIRSIAAAAGVSPSLVRVHFGGKAELWSACVDRLSQDLRPRLAAMAQLTGHDHRALPARLTDAILIMAAFYDTNPAVRDFVARVVSERPERAAVVTEQLLRPAYEAGQALIQAGIEAGIVKAAHPALFFVLLNSMLSQPPEFPQLLARLAPEIDASQARARLVETVLATLLHPPQRDTGAAPAATLRSPQEDIP from the coding sequence ATGCCGGCAACGCGCTCTCCACGGCCCCGCGGCCGCCCGACCAAGGACCAGGCCGACGGCCGCCAGGCGCTGCTGTCGGCGGCCACCGGCATCTTCGCCCGCTACGGCTTCGACCGCGCCGACATCCGCAGCATCGCCGCCGCGGCCGGCGTCAGCCCGAGCCTGGTGCGCGTGCATTTCGGCGGCAAGGCCGAGCTGTGGAGCGCCTGCGTGGACCGGCTCTCGCAGGACCTGCGGCCACGGCTGGCGGCGATGGCGCAGCTGACCGGGCACGACCACCGCGCGCTGCCGGCGCGGCTGACCGACGCCATCCTGATCATGGCCGCCTTCTACGACACCAATCCGGCGGTCCGCGATTTCGTCGCGCGGGTGGTGTCCGAACGCCCCGAGCGCGCCGCCGTGGTCACCGAGCAGTTGCTGCGTCCCGCCTACGAGGCCGGACAGGCGCTGATCCAGGCCGGCATCGAGGCCGGCATCGTGAAGGCGGCGCACCCGGCGCTGTTCTTCGTGCTGTTGAACAGCATGCTGAGCCAGCCGCCGGAGTTCCCGCAGCTGCTGGCGCGGCTGGCGCCGGAGATCGACGCCAGCCAGGCGCGGGCGCGGCTGGTCGAGACGGTGCTGGCCACCCTGCTGCATCCCCCGCAGCGCGACACCGGCGCCGCGCCGGCCGCCACGCTGCGCTCCCCCCAGGAAGACATCCCATGA
- a CDS encoding MerR family transcriptional regulator: MDTAPAQRTLSIGELARDTGASVRSIRHYDAHGLLTSFRAGNGYRAFPPAAVTQVRQIQRMIATGFSLAEIRAFPDCMRMIEGASACPETSAAQRKRLASIERQIADLERRRARLLKTLAEGVVPPLE; the protein is encoded by the coding sequence ATGGATACCGCGCCTGCGCAACGCACGCTGAGCATCGGCGAACTGGCCCGCGACACCGGCGCGAGCGTGCGTTCGATCCGCCACTACGACGCACACGGGCTGCTGACCTCGTTCCGCGCCGGCAACGGCTATCGCGCGTTCCCGCCGGCGGCGGTCACCCAGGTCCGGCAGATCCAGCGCATGATCGCGACCGGTTTCAGCCTGGCCGAGATCCGCGCCTTCCCCGATTGCATGCGCATGATCGAAGGCGCCAGCGCGTGCCCCGAGACCAGCGCGGCGCAGCGCAAGCGGCTGGCCTCCATCGAACGGCAGATCGCCGATCTGGAGCGGCGCCGCGCGCGCCTGCTGAAGACGCTGGCCGAAGGCGTCGTGCCGCCGCTGGAATAG
- a CDS encoding MFS transporter: MPTTTATNAATARSLPPAEAQAEIGARLERLPVTRQVWWARNIVGAATFFDGYTVIAIAYAMPVLAKEWQLTPSQIGMILSAGYLGQLLGAVFFGWLAERVGRLHVLLFTILLFVSMDVACLFAGSAAAMMAFRFIQGIGTGGEVPVASAYINELIGSKKRGRFFLLYEVMFLLGLVAAGGIGYFLVPAYGWKAMFMVGLVPAAIMIPLRFFMFESPRWLASKGRYDKADAIVSDLERSAERRHGPLPAPAFDRNALPKAQRTDWRELFGSIYLKRTLVIWCLWFCSYLVANGIITWLPTLYRQHFGLSLQQSIAYGFLTSLAGVAAAVVCALSIDKVGRKRWYVLAFAAGSIPLLALAMLGGTSALQVLVFAALAYAAVQTITFSLYLYSAELYPTRIRAIGTGLGSAWLRLGSASGPLVVGAVIAGIGLRYVFVAFAAVLLAGAAVTLLCALETKGRSLEELSP; encoded by the coding sequence ATGCCCACCACCACCGCCACCAACGCCGCCACCGCACGTTCGCTGCCGCCCGCCGAGGCGCAGGCGGAGATCGGCGCGCGGCTCGAACGCCTGCCCGTCACCCGCCAGGTGTGGTGGGCGCGCAACATCGTCGGCGCCGCCACCTTCTTCGATGGCTACACGGTGATCGCCATCGCCTACGCGATGCCGGTGCTGGCCAAGGAATGGCAGCTGACGCCATCGCAGATCGGCATGATCCTGTCGGCCGGCTACCTCGGCCAGTTGCTGGGCGCGGTGTTCTTCGGCTGGCTGGCCGAGCGCGTCGGCCGCCTGCACGTGCTGCTGTTCACCATCCTGCTGTTCGTGTCGATGGACGTGGCCTGCCTGTTCGCCGGCAGCGCGGCGGCGATGATGGCGTTCCGCTTCATCCAGGGCATCGGCACCGGCGGCGAAGTGCCGGTGGCCAGCGCCTACATCAACGAACTGATCGGCTCCAAGAAGCGCGGCCGCTTCTTCCTGCTGTACGAAGTGATGTTCCTGCTCGGGCTGGTCGCCGCCGGCGGCATCGGCTACTTCCTGGTGCCGGCCTATGGCTGGAAGGCGATGTTCATGGTCGGGCTGGTCCCGGCGGCGATCATGATCCCGTTGCGCTTCTTCATGTTCGAGTCGCCGCGCTGGCTGGCGTCCAAGGGCCGCTACGACAAGGCCGACGCGATCGTGTCGGACCTGGAGCGCAGCGCCGAGCGCCGCCACGGCCCGCTGCCGGCGCCGGCGTTCGACCGCAACGCGCTGCCCAAGGCGCAGCGCACGGACTGGCGCGAACTGTTCGGCAGCATCTATCTCAAGCGCACGCTGGTGATCTGGTGCCTGTGGTTCTGCTCGTACCTGGTGGCCAACGGCATCATCACCTGGCTGCCCACGCTGTATCGCCAGCATTTCGGGCTGTCGCTGCAGCAGAGCATCGCCTACGGCTTCCTCACCTCGCTGGCCGGCGTCGCCGCCGCGGTGGTGTGCGCGCTGTCGATCGACAAGGTCGGGCGCAAGCGCTGGTACGTGCTGGCCTTCGCCGCGGGCAGCATCCCGCTGCTGGCGCTGGCGATGCTGGGCGGCACCTCGGCGCTGCAGGTGCTGGTGTTCGCGGCGCTGGCCTATGCCGCGGTGCAGACCATCACCTTCTCGCTGTACCTGTATTCGGCCGAGCTGTACCCCACCCGCATCCGCGCCATCGGCACCGGGCTGGGCAGCGCCTGGCTGCGCCTGGGCTCGGCCAGCGGCCCGCTGGTGGTCGGTGCGGTCATCGCCGGCATCGGCCTGCGCTACGTGTTCGTCGCCTTCGCCGCGGTGCTGCTGGCCGGCGCGGCGGTGACGCTGCTGTGCGCGCTGGAGACCAAGGGCAGATCGCTGGAAGAACTCTCGCCCTGA
- a CDS encoding VOC family protein, translating into MTSKNTICLWFDGTALDAATFYAQTFPDSAVHAVHHAPGDYPDGRQGDVLTVEFTVLGIPCLGLNGGPAFPHSEAFSFQVATDDQAETDRLWNAIVGNGGRESACGWCKDKWGLSWQITPRVLIAAITDPDPAAAKRAFDAMMGMTKIDIAAIEAARRG; encoded by the coding sequence ATGACCAGCAAGAACACGATCTGCCTCTGGTTCGACGGCACCGCGCTGGACGCGGCGACCTTCTACGCGCAGACCTTTCCCGACAGCGCGGTGCATGCCGTGCATCACGCCCCCGGCGACTATCCCGACGGCAGGCAGGGCGACGTGCTCACCGTCGAGTTCACCGTGCTGGGCATCCCCTGCCTCGGCCTCAATGGCGGCCCGGCGTTCCCGCACAGCGAGGCGTTCTCGTTCCAGGTGGCCACCGACGACCAGGCCGAAACCGACCGGCTGTGGAACGCGATCGTCGGCAACGGCGGCCGCGAGAGCGCCTGCGGCTGGTGCAAGGACAAGTGGGGGCTGTCGTGGCAGATCACCCCGCGCGTGCTGATCGCCGCGATCACCGATCCCGATCCGGCGGCGGCCAAGCGCGCATTCGACGCGATGATGGGCATGACCAAGATCGACATCGCCGCGATCGAGGCCGCGCGGCGCGGCTGA